Proteins from one Hydrogenophaga sp. SL48 genomic window:
- a CDS encoding calcium/sodium antiporter → MLLSIPALLAGLILLVWGAERLVEGAAALAQRAGWSPLLVGLVVVGFGSSASELAVAVTAALQDHPALALGSAWGSNIVSMSLVLGVTVLVAPIKAHSPVLHRELPLLLAAIVLTALLVADGVLSRLDAALLLAGFVALLVWSWRQSRRSEPDELARETAQEMPMLPLPQGQAVRRVLLALVVLAGGSALLVWGAVDVAHGLGVSDLTLGFTVVALGTTLPSLASCIAAARKGEDDIALGHVLGAGLFNTLAVAGLAGLIEPLDVETTVLVRDLAVMAALALGLYWVGRDPQRPTQLGQTAGRVLVAVYLLHTAALIVTSGPG, encoded by the coding sequence ATGCTGCTGTCCATCCCCGCCCTGCTGGCCGGCCTGATCCTGCTGGTGTGGGGCGCCGAACGGCTGGTGGAGGGCGCCGCCGCGCTGGCCCAGCGTGCGGGGTGGTCGCCGTTGCTGGTGGGGCTGGTGGTGGTGGGCTTCGGCTCGTCGGCGTCCGAACTGGCGGTGGCGGTGACGGCGGCGCTGCAGGACCACCCGGCGCTGGCGCTGGGCAGCGCCTGGGGATCGAACATCGTGAGCATGTCGCTGGTGCTCGGGGTGACGGTGCTGGTGGCGCCCATCAAGGCGCACTCGCCGGTGCTGCACCGCGAGCTGCCGCTGCTCCTGGCGGCCATTGTGCTGACCGCGCTGCTGGTGGCCGACGGTGTGCTCTCCCGGCTGGACGCCGCGCTGCTGCTGGCAGGTTTCGTGGCGCTGCTGGTCTGGTCGTGGCGGCAGTCGCGCCGCAGCGAACCCGACGAACTGGCGCGCGAGACCGCGCAAGAAATGCCCATGCTCCCGCTGCCACAAGGGCAGGCGGTGCGCCGGGTCCTGCTGGCCTTGGTGGTGCTGGCGGGCGGGTCGGCGCTGCTGGTGTGGGGCGCGGTGGACGTGGCGCACGGGTTGGGCGTGAGCGACCTGACGCTGGGTTTCACCGTGGTGGCGCTGGGCACCACCCTGCCCTCGCTCGCCAGCTGCATCGCCGCGGCGCGCAAGGGCGAAGACGACATCGCGCTGGGCCATGTGCTGGGCGCCGGCCTCTTCAACACGCTGGCCGTGGCCGGGCTGGCGGGCTTGATCGAGCCGCTGGACGTGGAGACCACGGTGCTGGTGCGCGATCTGGCGGTGATGGCCGCGCTGGCGCTGGGCCTCTACTGGGTGGGCCGCGATCCGCAGCGACCGACCCAGCTCGGCCAGACGGCGGGCCGCGTGCTGGTGGCGGTGTACCTGCTGCACACCGCCGCGCTGATCGTCACGTCAGGGCCAGGCTGA
- a CDS encoding SDR family oxidoreductase, whose protein sequence is MNPSGALPARFRRERVLIIGCGDVGQRAARALGSGRRVRLLALTSSTERNAELRAQGITPLQGNLDDPRSLQRLAGLATRVLHLAPPPSEGQADWRLDPRTRDLVRVLARRSVPVSLVYGSTTGVYGDSQGRWVNEATPTQPKTPRAWRRVDAEASVHWLGRALGVRTSVLRIPGIYAPDRAGGTPRERLQRGTPVLRAQDDVYTNHIHADDLGRACALALWRGRPQRNVNVVDDSQLKMGDYVDLAADLYGLPRPPRIARDAAGDQLPLMLLSFMSESRRLDNRRMKAELRLSLRYPTVNEGLRS, encoded by the coding sequence ATGAACCCTTCTGGCGCTCTCCCCGCACGCTTCCGCCGCGAGCGGGTGCTCATCATCGGCTGCGGCGACGTGGGCCAACGCGCGGCACGTGCACTGGGATCGGGGCGGCGGGTGCGCCTGCTGGCGCTCACCTCGTCAACCGAGCGCAACGCCGAGCTGCGTGCCCAGGGCATCACGCCGCTGCAAGGCAACCTCGACGATCCGCGCAGCCTGCAGCGTCTGGCCGGTCTGGCCACGCGCGTGTTGCACCTCGCGCCGCCACCCTCCGAAGGCCAGGCCGACTGGCGGCTCGACCCCCGCACGCGGGACCTGGTGCGCGTGCTGGCCCGGCGCTCGGTGCCGGTGTCGCTGGTCTATGGCTCCACGACCGGCGTGTACGGCGACAGCCAGGGCCGGTGGGTGAATGAGGCCACGCCCACGCAGCCCAAGACGCCCAGGGCCTGGCGGCGCGTGGACGCCGAGGCCTCGGTGCACTGGCTCGGCCGCGCGCTGGGCGTGCGCACCTCGGTGCTGCGCATTCCCGGCATCTACGCGCCCGACCGCGCCGGCGGCACGCCGCGCGAGCGCCTGCAGCGCGGCACGCCGGTGCTGCGGGCGCAAGACGACGTTTACACCAACCACATCCACGCCGACGACCTGGGGCGCGCCTGCGCGCTCGCGCTCTGGCGCGGCCGGCCGCAGCGCAATGTCAACGTGGTGGACGACAGCCAGCTCAAGATGGGCGACTACGTCGATCTCGCGGCCGACCTGTATGGCCTGCCGCGCCCGCCGCGCATCGCCCGCGACGCGGCGGGCGACCAGCTGCCCCTGATGCTGCTGAGCTTCATGAGCGAGTCGCGCCGGCTGGACAACCGGCGCATGAAGGCCGAACTGCGCCTGAGCCTGCGTTACCCGACGGTGAACGAAGGCCTGCGCTCCTGA